One region of Qipengyuania sp. SS22 genomic DNA includes:
- a CDS encoding glycine zipper 2TM domain-containing protein translates to MIARTALALAASSLAFPTGAALAQETMSYETGQYEYAQALPELDDDVVTETVTTGPTGAARVIPARQEPPVFVSKPTIQSIDPSAPAYYTYEAPTADAVPAARTIAARGTAATVVPVQPTYIYVQQMPQVVYTYPAPVSYARPTTGGASRVIYPAGAPAQAVPAEYGYGATPAQLPPGSQVVAFDRNAWLEECRARLDTYETDSDRGEIIGALVGGAAGGLLGSRIAGRGNRMAGTLIGAGAGALAGMAAGDAIEDGSRRRTNSQGQCQAYLDDYMQQATASAGTVQYSQAGQYMLMPVTVTVPQRAVYPDGTPAN, encoded by the coding sequence ATGATCGCCCGCACCGCCCTTGCCCTGGCCGCTTCCAGCTTGGCGTTCCCCACTGGAGCAGCCCTGGCGCAGGAAACCATGTCCTATGAGACCGGTCAGTACGAATATGCGCAGGCGCTGCCCGAGCTCGACGACGATGTGGTGACCGAGACCGTCACGACCGGGCCTACCGGCGCGGCGCGCGTCATTCCTGCGCGTCAGGAGCCTCCGGTATTCGTCAGCAAGCCGACGATCCAGTCGATCGATCCGTCGGCGCCGGCCTATTACACCTATGAAGCGCCAACCGCCGACGCGGTGCCCGCGGCGCGGACGATCGCGGCACGTGGTACGGCCGCTACCGTGGTGCCGGTCCAGCCGACCTATATCTACGTCCAGCAAATGCCGCAGGTGGTCTACACCTACCCGGCGCCGGTCAGCTACGCCCGGCCGACCACAGGCGGCGCATCGCGGGTGATTTACCCCGCTGGCGCTCCGGCGCAGGCCGTACCCGCCGAATATGGCTACGGCGCTACCCCCGCGCAGCTTCCCCCCGGGTCACAGGTCGTGGCCTTCGACCGCAATGCATGGCTAGAGGAATGCCGCGCGCGGCTCGACACCTATGAAACCGACAGCGACCGCGGTGAGATCATCGGGGCGCTGGTTGGCGGTGCGGCAGGCGGCTTGCTCGGCAGCCGGATCGCCGGGCGCGGGAATCGCATGGCGGGTACCCTGATCGGCGCCGGTGCGGGCGCGTTGGCCGGAATGGCCGCGGGTGACGCGATCGAGGACGGCAGTCGCCGCCGGACCAACAGCCAGGGCCAGTGCCAGGCCTATCTCGACGATTACATGCAGCAGGCGACCGCCAGCGCGGGAACCGTCCAATACAGCCAGGCGGGGCAATATATGCTGATGCCGGTGACGGTCACCGTGCCGCAGCGCGCGGTCTATCCCGACGGTACACCCGCCAACTAG
- a CDS encoding CarD family transcriptional regulator — MASKADAFDVGDYVVYPKHGVGRVIELQSEEIAGMQLDLYVLRFEKERMTLRVPVNKVESIGMRKLSSDKTLKEAMETLKGKPKVKRTMWSRRAQEYEAKINSGEIVLIAEVTRDLFRPDDQPEQSYSERQIFEAASSRLARELAAMEKTDEPTALEKILDVLREHAPQYYENTEDA; from the coding sequence ATGGCAAGCAAGGCTGATGCCTTCGACGTTGGCGATTACGTTGTTTACCCCAAGCACGGCGTTGGCCGTGTGATCGAACTGCAAAGCGAGGAAATCGCCGGTATGCAGCTCGACCTCTATGTCCTCCGCTTCGAGAAGGAACGCATGACGCTCCGTGTTCCGGTGAACAAGGTCGAATCGATCGGCATGCGCAAGCTGTCGAGCGACAAGACGCTCAAGGAAGCGATGGAAACGCTCAAGGGCAAGCCCAAGGTCAAGCGGACCATGTGGAGCCGCCGCGCGCAGGAATATGAAGCGAAGATCAATTCCGGCGAAATCGTGCTAATCGCCGAAGTCACGCGCGACCTGTTCCGTCCCGACGACCAGCCCGAGCAGAGCTATTCGGAACGGCAGATCTTCGAAGCGGCTTCGAGCCGCCTCGCCCGCGAACTCGCGGCGATGGAGAAGACCGACGAACCGACCGCGCTGGAGAAGATTCTCGACGTGCTGCGCGAGCATGCGCCGCAATATTACGAGAACACCGAAGACGCTTAA
- a CDS encoding YihY/virulence factor BrkB family protein produces the protein MLADLKAAWQAGATDNIGILAAGIAHYALLALVPALGALVLAYGLFADPETVAAHVDLLAGRLPAAAAELIGGQLESVSQGASGAKGLGLLLSLAIALFGARNGARSLMTGLNIAFGVGDARGFLRGNLVALALTVAGVCGFIVAGIGSAALAGLGGVFGGVASLAFLLATAILGTGLLYRLAPNGPAPAWPAIWPGAIVFAVLWLVATAAFGFYAANFGSYNATYGALGAVLALITWFWATGFLLLFGAELTTLRNRQP, from the coding sequence GTGCTCGCTGACCTGAAGGCGGCATGGCAGGCCGGCGCCACCGACAATATCGGCATACTGGCGGCGGGGATCGCGCATTACGCGCTGCTCGCGCTGGTGCCCGCGCTGGGCGCACTTGTCCTCGCCTATGGGCTGTTCGCCGATCCGGAAACGGTGGCCGCACATGTCGATCTGCTCGCGGGACGGCTTCCCGCCGCTGCCGCCGAACTGATCGGCGGTCAGCTGGAAAGCGTGTCTCAAGGCGCGTCCGGCGCCAAAGGCCTCGGACTGCTCCTATCGCTGGCGATCGCGCTGTTCGGTGCCCGCAATGGTGCGCGGTCGCTGATGACCGGGCTCAATATTGCCTTCGGCGTCGGCGATGCACGCGGGTTTCTCCGAGGAAACCTGGTCGCGCTGGCGCTCACTGTAGCGGGCGTCTGCGGCTTTATTGTCGCGGGTATCGGGAGCGCAGCACTGGCTGGCCTTGGCGGCGTTTTCGGCGGTGTTGCCAGCCTGGCTTTCCTACTGGCTACCGCAATTCTGGGCACGGGCCTGTTGTACCGCCTCGCACCAAACGGCCCCGCCCCGGCATGGCCAGCAATCTGGCCCGGCGCGATCGTATTCGCGGTCCTGTGGCTCGTGGCAACTGCGGCTTTCGGTTTCTATGCGGCGAATTTCGGCAGCTATAACGCGACTTACGGCGCGCTCGGGGCGGTTCTCGCGCTGATCACCTGGTTCTGGGCCACCGGGTTCCTGCTGCTCTTCGGAGCCGAACTGACCACGCTCCGCAACCGCCAGCCCTAG
- a CDS encoding GAF domain-containing protein, translating to MFDFRPDPATPKPEAYRQLLDAAEALTAGEPDTVANMANVAALLWDFVPDLNWSGFYRVIDGELVLGPFMGRPACIRIPMGQGVCGAAARDGATQLVEDVQAFPGHIACDSVTNSELVVPVLRDGDAIAVIDLDSPVKARFDRDDADGVEALAAMLADRI from the coding sequence ATGTTCGATTTTCGCCCCGACCCCGCCACGCCCAAGCCCGAAGCCTATCGCCAATTGCTCGATGCCGCCGAGGCACTGACTGCGGGCGAGCCCGATACGGTCGCCAATATGGCCAATGTGGCCGCGCTGCTGTGGGATTTCGTGCCCGATCTCAACTGGTCGGGCTTCTACCGCGTGATCGATGGCGAGCTGGTGCTTGGCCCCTTCATGGGGCGTCCCGCGTGCATCCGGATTCCGATGGGTCAGGGCGTCTGCGGCGCTGCGGCCCGCGACGGCGCCACCCAGCTGGTCGAAGACGTGCAGGCATTCCCCGGCCATATCGCCTGCGATTCGGTGACCAACTCCGAACTGGTAGTCCCAGTGCTGCGCGATGGGGATGCCATCGCAGTGATCGATCTCGACAGCCCCGTGAAGGCCCGGTTCGACCGCGACGATGCCGATGGTGTCGAGGCGCTGGCAGCCATGCTCGCAGACCGTATCTGA
- a CDS encoding head GIN domain-containing protein, giving the protein MFRIIAACALGLAAVTTLPASPALADKSWRSNLDDAEPIPSSWAATGRFAQVTLAGSDEVVVTRGDRWQIRASGSPAVLAELRFEVEDGELLIGRRWRRTQVEGRARIEVIAPDVDAVTLAGSGTMRVDGMDSDEVDVTVAGSGTIDIARVSANRMSATIAGSGDLEVAGRADSGRITVAGSGDIDGRQLQLGRASVSIAGSGDARFRADGRVSASIVGSGNALVTGTNDCTQSRMGSGRLTCTR; this is encoded by the coding sequence ATGTTCCGTATCATCGCCGCCTGCGCGCTTGGCCTCGCGGCCGTTACTACCCTTCCCGCCAGCCCGGCGCTGGCCGACAAGTCGTGGCGGTCGAACCTCGACGATGCCGAGCCGATCCCGTCCTCATGGGCGGCGACCGGACGGTTTGCGCAAGTCACGCTGGCCGGGAGTGACGAAGTTGTCGTGACCCGCGGCGACCGCTGGCAGATTCGCGCAAGTGGCAGCCCTGCCGTGCTCGCCGAATTGCGCTTCGAAGTCGAGGATGGCGAGCTCCTCATCGGTCGTCGCTGGCGTCGCACACAGGTCGAAGGCAGGGCGCGTATCGAAGTGATCGCGCCCGATGTCGACGCGGTTACGCTGGCCGGGTCGGGTACGATGCGGGTCGACGGAATGGACAGCGACGAGGTCGATGTCACCGTGGCCGGATCGGGCACGATCGATATCGCCCGGGTCAGCGCAAACCGCATGTCCGCGACGATCGCGGGGTCGGGCGATCTCGAGGTAGCGGGCCGGGCCGATAGCGGCCGGATCACGGTTGCCGGGAGCGGCGACATCGATGGTCGCCAGCTGCAGCTTGGCCGCGCGAGCGTTTCGATCGCCGGGTCGGGCGATGCCCGCTTCCGCGCCGATGGCCGCGTTTCCGCCAGTATCGTGGGCAGCGGCAATGCGCTGGTGACGGGCACCAACGATTGCACGCAGAGCCGCATGGGTTCGGGGCGGTTGACCTGCACACGCTGA
- a CDS encoding PQQ-dependent sugar dehydrogenase yields MGILKKLGLALLVILLVVLVAGYFFTRGDTADVAFEETVGTDPTLDEPEAESFPTVAIAEPVGWAEDEVPTAAEGLAVTRFADGLDHPRTLQALPNGDILVSLTQSPKLGGGESNWLRDLIAGFLFRKAGAGGDSANQLVLLRDGDGDGVAEGRFVLRDDLDSPSGLAWGDDTLYVANHDEVLAFDYELGATQVTGEGRKIADLAEGTGHWMRNLALHPDGNRLYAAVGSKSNIGEDGLEIEEGRALIWEINLETGRQRVFAAGLRNANGLDFSPWSGELWTTVNERDMLGSDLVPDYLTNVPVGAHYGWPWVYYGDNFDRRVKYPIPQAISYVRTPEYALGPHVAALGFVFSREGAKLGENFASGALIARHGSWNRKPPSGYDVVYVAFDERGNPVGKPVPVLTGFLQDDGTTRGRPTWVEWAGDGSLLVSDDTAGIIWRVFALGANAQQGIERVTGDRLPPQRELRGQQATFGEDDYARRVTAE; encoded by the coding sequence ATGGGAATCCTCAAGAAGCTGGGCCTCGCGCTCCTCGTCATCCTGCTGGTGGTTTTGGTCGCCGGCTATTTCTTCACCCGGGGCGATACCGCCGATGTCGCCTTCGAGGAGACCGTGGGTACCGATCCCACGCTCGACGAGCCCGAAGCCGAAAGCTTCCCGACCGTGGCCATCGCCGAACCGGTGGGCTGGGCCGAGGATGAAGTTCCCACCGCTGCCGAAGGCCTTGCGGTCACGCGGTTCGCCGATGGTCTCGACCATCCGCGCACGCTGCAGGCGCTGCCCAATGGCGATATCTTGGTCTCGCTGACCCAATCGCCCAAACTCGGCGGCGGCGAGAGCAATTGGCTGCGCGACCTCATCGCCGGTTTCCTGTTCCGCAAGGCGGGCGCGGGCGGCGACAGCGCCAACCAACTGGTCCTGCTGCGCGATGGCGATGGCGACGGGGTGGCCGAAGGCCGGTTCGTCCTGCGCGACGATCTCGATTCGCCCTCGGGCCTCGCCTGGGGCGACGACACGCTCTATGTCGCCAATCACGATGAAGTGCTGGCATTCGATTACGAACTCGGCGCGACCCAGGTGACCGGCGAAGGCCGCAAGATCGCCGATCTCGCCGAGGGTACCGGCCACTGGATGCGCAACCTCGCGCTCCATCCCGATGGCAACCGCCTCTATGCGGCAGTCGGCTCCAAATCGAATATCGGCGAGGACGGGCTCGAGATCGAAGAAGGCCGCGCGCTGATCTGGGAAATCAATCTCGAAACCGGCCGCCAGCGTGTCTTCGCCGCGGGCCTGCGCAACGCCAATGGCCTCGATTTCAGTCCCTGGTCGGGGGAACTGTGGACCACGGTCAACGAGCGCGACATGCTCGGTTCGGATCTGGTGCCCGATTACCTGACCAATGTACCCGTGGGCGCGCATTATGGCTGGCCCTGGGTCTATTACGGCGACAATTTCGATCGACGGGTCAAATACCCGATCCCGCAGGCCATCAGCTATGTCCGCACGCCCGAATATGCGCTTGGACCGCATGTCGCCGCGCTGGGTTTCGTTTTCAGCCGCGAAGGCGCCAAACTGGGTGAGAACTTCGCCAGTGGCGCATTGATCGCCCGTCATGGCTCGTGGAACCGCAAGCCGCCCTCGGGCTACGACGTGGTCTATGTCGCCTTTGACGAGCGCGGCAATCCGGTTGGTAAGCCGGTACCCGTGCTCACGGGCTTCCTGCAGGATGACGGCACGACGCGCGGACGCCCGACCTGGGTCGAATGGGCGGGCGACGGATCGCTGCTCGTATCGGACGACACCGCCGGGATTATCTGGCGCGTCTTCGCTCTCGGTGCCAATGCGCAGCAGGGCATCGAACGGGTGACCGGCGATCGCCTGCCCCCGCAGCGCGAATTGCGCGGGCAGCAGGCGACCTTCGGCGAGGATGATTATGCGCGGCGGGTAACCGCGGAATAG
- a CDS encoding ParB/RepB/Spo0J family partition protein, protein MSETASNTGAKPIDRKKKLGKGLGALLGETRREEPLVRQDRGISDRSPADNSEPHTAPTEGLASIPVADIEPLPGQPRSRFDEDALESLASSIATRGVIQPIIVSPLGEGRYRLVAGERRWRAAQKARLHEIPALVRELDQREVMALALIENLQREDLNPVEEARAYQKLSDDEGMTQAEIAKLVDKSRSHVANFQRLLALPDTILAFLAEGSLSMGHARALIGREEATELAKKAVSEGLSVREMEALTRKPRSRQTAESVSGDGPEPGDNADIAAVQSHLEEFLGMPVKIATDATPNTGSVTIRFRTLDQLDLICQRLTGGDI, encoded by the coding sequence ATGAGCGAAACCGCATCGAATACCGGAGCAAAACCGATCGACCGGAAGAAGAAGCTCGGCAAGGGACTTGGCGCCCTGCTCGGAGAGACCCGCCGTGAAGAACCGCTTGTGCGGCAGGATCGCGGCATCAGCGACCGTTCGCCTGCGGACAATTCCGAGCCCCACACCGCTCCGACCGAGGGCCTCGCCTCGATCCCCGTGGCCGATATCGAGCCGCTGCCCGGTCAGCCGCGTAGCCGCTTCGACGAGGACGCGCTCGAATCGCTGGCATCGTCGATCGCTACGCGCGGTGTGATCCAGCCCATCATCGTTTCGCCGCTGGGCGAGGGACGGTATCGCCTCGTGGCGGGTGAGCGGCGCTGGCGGGCCGCGCAAAAGGCCCGACTGCACGAAATCCCGGCGCTGGTGCGCGAACTCGACCAGCGCGAGGTGATGGCGCTTGCGCTTATCGAGAACCTCCAGCGTGAGGACCTCAACCCGGTCGAAGAAGCGCGCGCTTACCAGAAGCTCTCCGACGACGAGGGAATGACGCAGGCCGAAATCGCCAAGCTGGTCGACAAATCACGCAGCCACGTCGCCAACTTCCAGCGCCTGCTCGCTCTACCCGACACGATCCTGGCATTTCTGGCGGAGGGTTCGCTGTCGATGGGCCATGCCCGCGCATTGATCGGGCGCGAAGAGGCGACCGAACTTGCCAAGAAGGCGGTTTCCGAAGGTCTTTCTGTCCGCGAGATGGAAGCGCTCACCCGCAAGCCCCGCAGCCGGCAGACCGCCGAGAGCGTATCAGGAGACGGGCCCGAGCCAGGCGACAATGCCGATATCGCGGCGGTCCAGAGCCATCTTGAGGAATTCCTCGGCATGCCGGTAAAGATCGCCACCGATGCCACGCCCAATACAGGGAGCGTGACGATTCGGTTTCGCACGCTCGACCAGCTAGACCTTATTTGTCAGAGGCTTACAGGCGGCGATATCTAG
- a CDS encoding acyl-CoA dehydrogenase, protein MTYTPATQDQLLAIRVNAGIEELAQSEKFAAAEPDMVEAIVGGIGEFAAGEWAPLNRAGDLEGAKLENGVVRLPSGFAEAYEHYVEQGWNAISGPVEFGGQGLPFTLSCNVLENLGTANMAFNLLPMLSVGSIESLEHHGSKDLQEKYLPKLVSGEWSGTMNLTEPQAGSDVGALRTTAQPITEGEHAGKYRIKGQKIYITWGEHELAKNIIHLVLARLPDAPEGTRGISLFIVPKYHVKDDGTPGERNDLRCVSIEHKLGINASPTCVMSYGDNGECIGELVGAENRGLMAMFTMMNNARINVGNQGVQIGERATQQALDFARERIQSARAGSPDKASVSIIEHPDVRRMLLRMKALTEGARALLYYTAGQVDRGTLGDATAGARGEVLTPLIKAWGTDIGIEVASLGVQVHGGMGFVEETGAAQHWRDSRIAPIYEGTNGIQAADLVTRKLGLEGGEALTGVIADVAREAADEPALAALAADCAGVARWMREDASLDDRLAGSVPFCTMFAVAVAGAQLVRQLRAVEDGAAPGLAAKKAASVRFFLDRIVPEAAGLKSAAVAGGEALYALSADQLVG, encoded by the coding sequence GTGACCTATACCCCCGCCACGCAGGACCAGCTGCTTGCCATCCGCGTCAACGCCGGCATCGAAGAGCTCGCGCAGTCCGAAAAGTTCGCCGCCGCCGAACCCGATATGGTTGAAGCCATCGTTGGCGGGATCGGCGAATTCGCGGCGGGCGAATGGGCGCCGCTCAACCGCGCAGGTGACCTCGAAGGCGCCAAGCTCGAGAATGGCGTAGTGCGCCTGCCCTCAGGCTTTGCTGAAGCCTATGAGCATTATGTCGAACAGGGCTGGAATGCGATCTCGGGACCGGTGGAATTCGGCGGTCAGGGTCTGCCCTTCACGCTCTCGTGCAATGTGCTCGAAAACCTCGGTACCGCGAATATGGCCTTCAATCTCCTGCCGATGCTGAGCGTCGGGTCGATCGAGTCACTCGAACATCATGGCTCGAAAGATCTACAGGAGAAGTACCTGCCCAAGCTGGTGAGCGGCGAATGGTCGGGCACGATGAATCTGACCGAACCGCAGGCCGGCTCCGATGTCGGCGCGCTGCGGACGACGGCCCAGCCGATTACCGAGGGTGAGCACGCGGGCAAATACCGCATCAAGGGTCAGAAGATCTACATCACCTGGGGCGAGCACGAACTGGCCAAGAACATCATCCACCTCGTCTTGGCGCGGCTGCCCGATGCACCCGAGGGGACACGCGGCATCTCGCTGTTCATCGTCCCCAAATATCATGTGAAGGACGATGGCACCCCCGGAGAGCGCAACGATCTGCGGTGCGTCAGCATCGAACACAAACTGGGCATCAATGCCTCGCCCACCTGCGTGATGAGTTATGGCGACAATGGCGAGTGCATCGGCGAACTGGTCGGCGCGGAGAACCGCGGGTTGATGGCGATGTTCACGATGATGAACAATGCCCGCATCAACGTTGGCAACCAGGGTGTCCAGATCGGCGAGAGAGCGACCCAGCAGGCGCTCGACTTTGCCAGGGAGCGCATCCAGTCGGCGCGCGCCGGCTCACCGGACAAGGCGTCCGTATCGATCATCGAGCACCCCGATGTGCGGCGTATGTTGCTACGGATGAAGGCGCTGACTGAAGGCGCGCGGGCGCTGCTTTATTATACTGCGGGCCAGGTCGACCGGGGCACGCTGGGCGACGCGACTGCGGGGGCGCGCGGCGAAGTGCTGACTCCGCTGATCAAGGCATGGGGGACCGATATCGGCATCGAAGTCGCCAGCCTCGGCGTGCAGGTCCATGGCGGCATGGGCTTCGTCGAGGAAACCGGTGCGGCGCAGCATTGGCGGGATTCGCGCATCGCGCCGATCTACGAAGGCACCAACGGCATCCAGGCCGCCGATCTCGTCACCCGCAAACTCGGGCTCGAAGGAGGCGAAGCGCTCACCGGGGTAATCGCCGATGTGGCGCGCGAAGCCGCAGACGAACCCGCGCTTGCCGCGCTCGCGGCCGATTGCGCTGGAGTGGCGCGATGGATGCGCGAGGATGCCAGCCTCGATGATCGTTTGGCGGGCTCGGTGCCGTTCTGCACCATGTTCGCCGTGGCAGTGGCCGGGGCGCAGCTGGTGCGACAGTTGCGCGCGGTCGAAGACGGCGCTGCCCCCGGACTTGCTGCCAAGAAGGCGGCCAGCGTGCGCTTTTTCCTCGACCGCATCGTCCCCGAGGCCGCGGGCCTCAAAAGTGCCGCTGTGGCCGGCGGAGAGGCGCTCTACGCGCTCTCGGCCGACCAGCTCGTGGGGTGA
- a CDS encoding head GIN domain-containing protein — MTIHRILKGFAPLAALAGAALLAGCDGMNIHVGDSEGVPLAELDMSGPAPTELVLAGPDRVIISEGDELDITVSGDDAAIQALRFSLDDEALGISRENDSWRDNGIATVRVTMPSLTAMVLAGSGDIEAASMSDEADVTIAGSGTAKIVRVEATSLDLTIAGSGDFEAAGSVGELDMTIAGSGRARMAGLQVGNAEISVAGSGDAEFSSDGAVEANIMGSGTITVNGRADCTVSSMGSGKLNCREVRAADTAPEAPQAPDGPEAPEAPEA, encoded by the coding sequence GTGACAATCCATCGAATTCTCAAGGGCTTTGCCCCGCTTGCCGCACTCGCCGGAGCAGCGCTTCTCGCGGGGTGCGACGGCATGAATATCCACGTTGGTGACAGCGAGGGTGTGCCGCTCGCCGAGCTCGACATGAGTGGCCCCGCCCCGACCGAACTGGTTCTGGCCGGCCCCGATCGTGTCATCATCAGCGAAGGCGATGAGCTCGACATCACCGTCTCGGGCGACGACGCCGCGATTCAAGCGCTACGGTTCTCGCTCGACGACGAGGCACTCGGCATCAGCCGCGAAAACGATAGCTGGCGCGACAATGGCATCGCCACCGTCCGCGTGACCATGCCCAGCCTTACCGCGATGGTTCTCGCCGGTTCGGGCGATATCGAGGCTGCCTCGATGAGCGACGAAGCCGATGTGACCATCGCCGGATCGGGCACCGCCAAGATTGTACGGGTGGAAGCGACCTCGCTCGACCTTACAATTGCCGGTTCGGGTGATTTCGAAGCCGCCGGTAGTGTCGGCGAGCTCGACATGACCATCGCCGGTTCGGGCCGGGCGCGCATGGCGGGCCTCCAGGTCGGCAATGCCGAGATTTCGGTCGCCGGTTCGGGCGATGCCGAATTCTCCTCCGACGGGGCCGTCGAGGCCAATATCATGGGATCGGGCACGATCACCGTGAACGGCCGCGCCGACTGTACCGTCAGTTCGATGGGCTCGGGCAAACTCAATTGCCGCGAGGTCCGCGCTGCGGACACCGCTCCCGAGGCACCGCAGGCACCCGACGGACCCGAAGCGCCTGAAGCACCCGAGGCGTAG
- a CDS encoding ParA family protein: MITIAIANQKGGVGKTTTAINIATAMAATGWKTLLIDLDPQGNASTGLGIAAADRENTSYDLLLDQATLAECAQPTDIPGLDIVPATQDLSGAEVELVSVVDRTARLRNALSAQERGSFAGYEICFIDCPPSLGLLTLNALCAADTLLVPLQCEFFALEGLSQLLQTVERVQRGFNTDLGIVGVVLTMFDRRNRLTDQVADDVRDCLGKLVFDSVIPRNVRLSEAPSHGMPALVYDHNCSGSRAYIGLARELIGRLPEKRKAA, encoded by the coding sequence ATGATCACGATCGCAATTGCCAACCAGAAGGGCGGGGTCGGCAAGACCACTACCGCGATCAACATTGCCACGGCGATGGCTGCCACTGGCTGGAAGACGCTTCTGATCGATCTCGATCCGCAGGGAAACGCATCCACCGGTTTGGGTATCGCGGCTGCCGACCGCGAAAACACCAGCTACGATTTGCTGCTCGACCAAGCCACTTTGGCTGAATGCGCGCAGCCGACCGATATTCCGGGTCTCGATATCGTGCCCGCAACGCAGGATCTGTCGGGCGCCGAGGTGGAGCTCGTCTCGGTGGTAGATCGCACGGCGCGTCTGCGAAATGCGCTGTCGGCGCAGGAACGCGGTAGTTTCGCCGGATACGAAATCTGCTTCATCGACTGTCCGCCGTCGCTCGGACTGCTGACGCTCAACGCGCTTTGTGCGGCCGATACACTGCTGGTACCGCTCCAATGCGAGTTCTTTGCATTGGAGGGACTCAGCCAATTGCTGCAGACGGTCGAGCGCGTCCAGCGGGGTTTCAACACCGATCTGGGTATCGTTGGTGTCGTTCTGACCATGTTCGACCGCCGCAACCGACTTACTGACCAGGTCGCTGACGATGTGCGCGATTGCCTGGGCAAGCTCGTCTTTGACAGCGTCATTCCGCGCAATGTGCGGCTTTCCGAAGCACCCAGTCACGGCATGCCTGCGCTGGTCTATGACCATAATTGCTCGGGCAGCCGCGCCTATATCGGCCTCGCGCGCGAGTTGATCGGACGACTACCCGAAAAGAGGAAGGCGGCATGA
- a CDS encoding L-threonylcarbamoyladenylate synthase — protein sequence MSGKYATETLHVEEGGIARAAEILRDGGLVAVPTETVYGLAARADSDAAVARIYEAKGRPSFNPLIVHIASLAQARTLAEFSPVAERLAEQYWPGPLTLVLPRRRAAGLSDAVTAGLDTLALRMPAHPIMRGLLDAVGLPLAAPSANRSGFISPTSPAHVLASLDGRIDAVLDGGECEKGLESTIAAVRSNGAVEILRPGPIALEAATKGEGAIEAPGQLASHYAPGKPVRLMASEVAPDEFWIGFGAIAGDCTLSESGDLTQAAARLYACLHEGARSDKPRIAIAPVPQTGIGIAINDRLRRAATLPD from the coding sequence ATGAGCGGCAAATACGCTACGGAAACGCTTCACGTCGAGGAAGGTGGCATCGCGCGCGCCGCGGAAATCCTGCGGGACGGCGGGCTTGTCGCCGTGCCGACCGAAACCGTCTATGGCCTCGCCGCGCGCGCCGATAGCGACGCGGCGGTCGCGCGCATTTACGAAGCGAAGGGGCGGCCGAGCTTCAATCCGTTGATCGTGCATATCGCATCGCTGGCGCAAGCGCGTACCCTGGCCGAATTCTCGCCCGTGGCCGAGCGTCTTGCAGAGCAGTATTGGCCGGGCCCGCTCACGCTGGTGCTGCCGCGCCGCCGTGCTGCCGGTCTTTCCGACGCGGTGACGGCAGGTCTCGATACGCTGGCGCTGCGGATGCCGGCGCACCCGATCATGCGAGGGCTGCTCGATGCGGTCGGTCTGCCGCTCGCGGCTCCCTCGGCAAATCGCAGCGGTTTCATCAGTCCTACCTCACCCGCGCATGTGCTGGCTTCGCTCGATGGCCGGATCGATGCGGTCCTCGATGGGGGAGAGTGCGAGAAGGGGCTGGAGTCCACGATCGCAGCCGTCCGCAGCAATGGCGCGGTGGAAATTCTGCGTCCGGGACCGATCGCTCTCGAGGCAGCGACCAAAGGCGAGGGCGCGATCGAAGCACCCGGCCAGCTCGCCAGCCATTACGCGCCCGGAAAGCCGGTGCGCCTGATGGCATCGGAAGTTGCGCCAGACGAGTTCTGGATCGGTTTTGGCGCAATTGCCGGCGATTGCACGCTGTCGGAAAGCGGCGATCTTACGCAGGCGGCAGCGCGCCTCTACGCCTGCCTTCACGAAGGCGCGCGTTCGGACAAGCCGCGCATCGCCATTGCCCCGGTCCCGCAAACGGGGATCGGCATCGCGATCAACGACCGGCTGCGCCGCGCGGCGACGCTGCCGGATTAA